One region of Termitidicoccus mucosus genomic DNA includes:
- a CDS encoding tyrosine-type recombinase/integrase, translated as MRRKISSSSRTWSAKIVSPAGWQADVDLIFGPFTAFLRRQGYADGIVRFYQRVTVRAARHLASHGQRITELSRCGLPDILRSVLGDHASNRNRNNCRAALRRWLKFNGTFYEKPQAGWIDWVDAFDHFAVAHRGLAGSTRTLCRYFLYDYLNWQFGRRAADWADVRAQDIWSYVSERSRRVKISTVSRGCSVLRAFFRFLHLRGDCSQLLISSVPTIANRGADYHPGVLSEAQCKRLLTASRRHPLEGTRNYAMLLCLCELGLRRVEVVNLRVCNLDLSRGLITIASIKGGRERQLPLSDRLAAALHVYLTRDRPAGASDALFLRRRRRCGQPITGSLLGDLVKRLYRQCGFPAAWCGTHRLRHTFATRLFQHGTSLKLIADHLGHRRLQTSRRYTHLDLDGLRSLARPWPQ; from the coding sequence ATGCGACGCAAAATTTCATCCTCCAGCCGCACATGGTCGGCCAAAATCGTTTCACCCGCAGGTTGGCAAGCCGACGTCGATCTTATCTTTGGCCCGTTCACCGCCTTTTTGCGCAGACAAGGCTACGCGGATGGTATCGTCCGCTTTTATCAACGAGTCACGGTGCGCGCGGCCAGGCATCTTGCCAGTCACGGGCAACGCATCACGGAGTTGTCTCGCTGCGGATTGCCCGACATTCTTAGGAGTGTCCTTGGAGACCACGCCAGCAACCGGAATCGGAATAATTGTCGCGCAGCGTTGCGACGCTGGCTGAAGTTCAACGGCACTTTCTACGAAAAGCCGCAGGCCGGTTGGATTGACTGGGTGGATGCGTTTGACCATTTTGCAGTCGCGCATCGTGGATTGGCCGGGAGCACCCGTACTTTGTGCCGATATTTTCTCTATGATTATTTGAACTGGCAGTTTGGACGTCGTGCGGCGGATTGGGCAGACGTCCGGGCGCAGGATATTTGGTCCTATGTGTCGGAACGTTCGCGCCGCGTCAAAATATCCACGGTTAGTCGCGGCTGTTCCGTATTGCGCGCATTTTTCCGGTTCCTGCATCTGCGCGGAGATTGTTCGCAACTATTGATTTCGTCCGTGCCGACGATTGCCAATCGCGGGGCAGACTATCATCCCGGTGTGCTTTCCGAGGCACAGTGCAAACGCCTCCTGACCGCCAGCCGCCGGCATCCGTTGGAAGGAACGCGCAATTACGCCATGTTGCTTTGCCTGTGCGAACTGGGATTGCGCCGCGTGGAAGTGGTCAACCTGCGGGTGTGCAATCTCGATTTGTCCCGTGGCTTGATTACCATCGCATCCATCAAAGGCGGACGAGAAAGACAACTGCCACTGTCCGACCGGCTCGCCGCCGCCCTGCATGTCTATCTTACGCGGGATCGTCCGGCTGGCGCGAGCGACGCGTTGTTTCTACGGCGTCGTCGCCGGTGCGGCCAACCGATAACCGGTTCGTTGCTTGGCGACCTGGTCAAACGCCTTTACCGCCAATGCGGATTTCCGGCGGCATGGTGCGGCACACATCGACTCCGCCACACATTTGCCACGCGACTTTTCCAGCACGGGACCAGCCTCAAACTTATCGCCGATCATCTGGGCCATCGGCGGTTGCAAACCAGCCGACGCTATACGCACCTCGACCTCGACGGGCTGCGTTCGCTCGCGCGCCCATGGCCGCAATGA
- a CDS encoding ComEA family DNA-binding protein, with product MNKILRKLLALCFAATLLAAPAVVLAQSAPAPAPAKAKTEKKAKGPAKVDLNTATKEQLAKLPGLDEAAADKIIAARPFASKTQLKSKKLVSDETYESVKNLVIASQPKSSNSPKKEGKKKAG from the coding sequence ATGAACAAAATCCTGCGCAAACTCCTTGCCCTCTGCTTCGCCGCGACCTTGCTCGCCGCTCCCGCTGTCGTCCTGGCTCAAAGCGCCCCAGCCCCCGCCCCGGCCAAGGCCAAAACCGAAAAGAAGGCCAAGGGCCCGGCCAAGGTGGACCTCAACACCGCCACGAAGGAACAGCTCGCCAAGCTGCCGGGCCTCGACGAGGCCGCCGCCGACAAGATCATCGCGGCGCGCCCGTTTGCCAGCAAGACCCAGCTCAAGAGCAAAAAGCTCGTCAGTGACGAGACCTATGAGTCGGTCAAAAATCTGGTCATCGCCAGCCAGCCCAAGTCCTCAAACTCCCCGAAAAAGGAAGGCAAAAAGAAAGCCGGGTAA
- the radC gene encoding RadC family protein: MHPDPTAAPVSAPCLPEAGPVANRLREMIPGERPQERLQRLGPAALGDTELLAMLLRSGTRGHDVLSLAARLLAAAGSLGNLIAWREADYRKLKGIGRVKALQLITVMEIARRVLGRQAGEAPVLDTPAAAASYLLPVCAGLEVEKFWVLCLNRKNRLLKRVEVTSGTATASLAHPREVFREAIREGAVAILCMHNHPSGDPRPSAQDIQVTRQLREASRVIGIDLTDHVIVGRKEADPAGAGFYSFREAGLV; this comes from the coding sequence ATGCACCCCGACCCAACCGCCGCCCCTGTGTCCGCTCCCTGTTTGCCGGAAGCCGGTCCGGTTGCCAACCGGCTGCGCGAGATGATCCCGGGGGAGCGCCCGCAGGAGCGGCTGCAACGCCTCGGCCCGGCCGCGCTCGGCGACACGGAACTGCTCGCGATGCTGCTGCGCAGCGGCACGCGCGGGCACGACGTGCTGTCCCTCGCCGCGCGGCTGCTGGCGGCAGCGGGCTCGCTGGGAAATCTCATCGCGTGGCGCGAGGCCGATTACCGGAAACTCAAGGGCATCGGGCGGGTGAAGGCGCTGCAACTCATCACGGTCATGGAAATCGCGCGGCGCGTCCTCGGCCGGCAGGCGGGCGAGGCGCCGGTGCTGGATACGCCGGCCGCGGCCGCCTCGTATCTGCTGCCGGTTTGCGCGGGGCTCGAGGTGGAGAAATTCTGGGTGCTGTGCCTCAACCGGAAAAACCGCCTGCTCAAGCGCGTGGAAGTCACCTCCGGCACCGCGACGGCCAGCCTCGCGCACCCGCGCGAGGTTTTCCGCGAGGCGATACGCGAGGGGGCCGTGGCCATCCTCTGCATGCACAATCATCCCAGCGGCGACCCGCGTCCGAGCGCGCAGGACATCCAGGTGACGCGGCAGCTCCGCGAGGCGTCGCGCGTGATCGGGATTGACCTGACCGACCACGTCATTGTCGGGCGGAAGGAAGCCGACCCGGCGGGCGCGGGATTTTATAGTTTCCGCGAGGCGGGGTTGGTGTGA
- the tnpC gene encoding IS66 family transposase — MVEDLKRQLEWLRRRVFGAGRSETFERQQLLLQLGELGARLAERAHRQQVSYERKVPEKKAAAADIYARLPVKETVTIEPEEVKAQPEQWERIGEEKTFEVEITPPRMWKREIIRPKYRSRDDREQPPVVAPAPPRPVPGGHASAGLLAWVTVSKYLDHAPLFRQERMFARQGVPIPRANLCEWIRITAEWVEPVYRLMHARLLAGDYLQADETPIKCHDADAGRGAVSQGYLWLISRPGGDVVFDWKLSRRHGELTGLLAEKFKGVLQSDGYPAYLEYAKEHPGVVNVGCWAHARRRFVEAQGEAPQAVRVVLKLIGGLYRLEREWDQADAQAGRERSPPLRARLRQLHFARSLKWLHALAVKLRSRHRPKSGVGAACGYLLAQWPALVRHTGHGQTRLDNNLVENAVRPTKLGLKNWLFIGHPGAGQRSAILYSIIVSCLRHGIDPLAYLRDVLTRLPAMTNQDDLTALLPSNWGKPAAPAGQP, encoded by the coding sequence GTGGTGGAGGATTTGAAGCGGCAGCTGGAATGGCTGCGGCGGCGGGTGTTTGGCGCGGGCCGCAGCGAGACGTTCGAGAGGCAGCAGTTGCTCTTGCAGCTCGGGGAGCTCGGGGCGCGGCTGGCGGAGCGGGCGCACCGGCAGCAGGTGAGCTACGAGCGCAAGGTGCCGGAAAAGAAAGCCGCGGCGGCGGACATCTATGCGAGGCTGCCGGTGAAGGAGACGGTGACCATCGAGCCGGAGGAGGTGAAGGCGCAGCCGGAGCAGTGGGAGAGAATCGGGGAGGAAAAAACCTTCGAGGTGGAGATAACGCCGCCGCGGATGTGGAAGCGGGAGATCATCCGGCCGAAGTACCGGAGCAGGGACGACCGGGAGCAGCCGCCGGTGGTGGCGCCCGCGCCGCCGCGCCCGGTGCCCGGAGGCCATGCGTCCGCCGGGCTGCTGGCGTGGGTGACGGTCTCGAAGTACCTCGATCATGCGCCTTTGTTCAGGCAGGAAAGGATGTTTGCGCGGCAGGGGGTGCCGATCCCGAGGGCGAACCTGTGCGAATGGATACGGATAACGGCGGAATGGGTGGAGCCGGTCTACCGGCTGATGCACGCCCGGCTGCTCGCGGGAGACTACCTGCAGGCCGACGAGACGCCGATCAAATGCCACGACGCGGACGCGGGCCGGGGGGCGGTGAGCCAGGGCTATCTGTGGCTGATCAGCCGGCCCGGAGGCGACGTGGTCTTCGACTGGAAGCTGTCGCGGCGGCACGGGGAACTGACCGGGTTGCTGGCGGAAAAGTTTAAAGGCGTGCTGCAATCGGACGGATACCCGGCCTACCTGGAGTATGCGAAAGAGCACCCCGGGGTGGTGAATGTCGGATGCTGGGCGCACGCGAGACGGCGGTTCGTGGAGGCGCAGGGGGAGGCGCCGCAAGCGGTGCGCGTGGTCTTGAAGCTGATCGGAGGGCTTTACCGGCTGGAACGCGAATGGGACCAGGCCGACGCGCAGGCCGGGCGGGAGCGCTCGCCGCCGCTGCGGGCGCGGTTGCGGCAGTTGCATTTTGCCCGCAGCCTCAAATGGCTGCACGCGCTGGCGGTGAAGTTGCGCAGCCGGCACCGGCCCAAGTCCGGCGTGGGCGCAGCCTGCGGCTATCTGCTGGCGCAATGGCCCGCGCTGGTCCGTCACACCGGGCACGGCCAGACCCGGCTGGACAACAACCTGGTCGAGAACGCCGTGCGCCCGACCAAGCTGGGTTTGAAAAACTGGCTGTTCATCGGGCATCCCGGAGCCGGGCAACGCAGCGCCATCCTTTACTCGATCATCGTCTCGTGCCTGCGGCACGGCATCGACCCGCTGGCCTACCTGCGCGACGTGCTCACCCGCCTGCCCGCCATGACCAACCAGGACGACCTGACGGCGCTGCTGCCTTCCAACTGGGGCAAACCCGCCGCTCCCGCCGGGCAGCCGTAA
- a CDS encoding transposase: MDTQSGPKNGQEGNEAESLATRPSGALGMPEGTEEVELMEDGAKDRLGRMRLTERRKEELVEEYRASGQRVSDFARQTGVNESTLRHWLKERPPGPEEEGEVCGVAGEGGGGGGVCEGPERDAARGSGGQGRGCGEAGGVGEGADGRRELRWDCRKWGCRKA, translated from the coding sequence ATGGACACACAATCAGGACCGAAGAACGGGCAGGAGGGGAACGAGGCGGAGTCGCTTGCGACGAGGCCGTCCGGGGCATTGGGGATGCCGGAGGGAACGGAGGAGGTGGAGCTGATGGAGGACGGGGCGAAGGACCGGCTGGGGAGGATGAGGCTGACTGAGAGGAGGAAGGAGGAGCTGGTGGAGGAGTATCGTGCGAGCGGGCAGAGGGTGAGTGATTTTGCGAGGCAAACCGGGGTGAACGAATCGACGCTGAGGCACTGGCTGAAGGAGCGCCCGCCCGGGCCGGAGGAGGAAGGCGAAGTTTGCGGAGTTGCGGGTGAAGGGGGCGGAGGCGGTGGAGTATGCGAGGGGCCTGAGCGTGACGCTGCCCGGGGGAGTGGTGGCCAGGGGAGAGGATGCGGGGAGGCTGGGGGCGTTGGTGAGGGCGCTGATGGGAGGAGGGAGTTGAGATGGGACTGCCGCAAGTGGGGCTGCCGGAAGGCTTGA
- the tnpB gene encoding IS66 family insertion sequence element accessory protein TnpB (TnpB, as the term is used for proteins encoded by IS66 family insertion elements, is considered an accessory protein, since TnpC, encoded by a neighboring gene, is a DDE family transposase.) has translation MGLPQVGLPEGLRIYVAVEPVDMRKQYEGLWAMASGHLGLDPKDGALFVFTNKSRDRVKLLHYDGTGVWVLAKRLEAGRFSWPVTAEGGKNKVVLEPSALALLLDGVDLKRGMRKAWYER, from the coding sequence ATGGGACTGCCGCAAGTGGGGCTGCCGGAAGGCTTGAGGATCTACGTGGCGGTGGAGCCGGTGGACATGAGAAAGCAATACGAGGGATTGTGGGCGATGGCGAGCGGACACCTCGGGCTCGATCCGAAGGACGGGGCGCTGTTTGTGTTCACGAACAAAAGCCGGGACCGGGTCAAGCTGTTGCACTATGACGGCACGGGCGTGTGGGTGCTGGCGAAACGGCTGGAGGCAGGCCGGTTCAGCTGGCCGGTGACGGCGGAGGGCGGGAAGAACAAGGTGGTGCTGGAGCCCTCGGCGCTGGCGTTGTTATTGGACGGGGTGGACTTGAAGAGGGGGATGAGAAAGGCGTGGTATGAGCGGTGA
- the mobF gene encoding MobF family relaxase, whose product MLTAKPQLNLSNAAGYFREHLATGDYYMDGHVVRGEWRGVAASMLGLDGIVDEKSFLAMCEGQHPETGQLLTMRRNTTRREDGHTVSNRRVFYDFTISPPKSISVVALWQDARIIELHDRAVRAMVDQLEKFAETRVRKDGENGERVTGGIAAALFRHDTSRELDPHLHTHCVVFNATYDWTEEKWKALHATGMYRAQKFAENLYYHEMAKGLRNLGYEIVNTPTGFEIQGVPEDVITRFSKRHQQIDAETKKRIAEEGLRENEKALRAQVAQDKRRRKIRSLCAEKLRPRWASEMPACEHEALAKLEPARLPPPLPAVAAEKCGLPGFVAWADEHLFERRSVIGDYELMSAALARGRGQNFSLEDLENEMAKRDYILDVKSRKLTNREALSCEFAIVVAAQDGVRSRDALNAAHQPSLTLSAEQRAAVSRILRSRDLITVFQGAAGSGKSFALREVVRGLETARHPVVVLAPQHQQAEDLRRDGLASARTLASLLAGGAGEAGGTGGAGGRLPRSAVVIVDEAGQIGGRDMRALIERVRACGGRLILSGDTRQQGAVAASDALRSIEEHTRLRTVHLEAIRRQNPDAVTSREEKTFVRKYRSAVKAAAEGRLAASFDKLDAMGCIRELDAGERMAELAWEYCEALGRKEQVLAVAQTWDDVRAANDAIRARLREIGRLGAGRPVASWQSVDLSEAQKHDARFYTPTGTGVYFIRGYGRFQRGDWCEVAGAGEHGVTLRKDGRTTTVSYKCADRFVVTKANELELARGDRLQMKFNGKSADGAAVRNGELVTVRRVMKDGRIRVRDDAGVTKTLAPSQRMFVRGYAVTSYASQGKTVDTVLVAHDGEQASMMSRQQWYVGISRARRKIVVFTSDKEALRLNVERESDRELALSVKPDEATVEAVREELLLEAFQHQLSLKAHERLCESVRQWVPPPQQQQQPQQEQSINRGIQL is encoded by the coding sequence ATGCTGACGGCCAAGCCGCAACTGAATCTGTCCAATGCGGCGGGGTATTTCCGCGAGCATCTGGCCACGGGCGACTACTATATGGACGGCCATGTGGTGCGCGGCGAGTGGCGCGGAGTCGCCGCGTCCATGCTCGGGCTCGACGGCATCGTGGACGAAAAAAGTTTTTTGGCGATGTGCGAAGGTCAGCACCCGGAAACCGGACAACTCTTGACGATGCGGCGCAACACGACCCGTCGCGAAGACGGGCACACGGTGTCGAACCGCCGCGTGTTTTACGACTTCACGATCAGTCCGCCGAAGTCGATTTCGGTGGTCGCGCTTTGGCAGGATGCCCGGATTATCGAACTCCATGACCGCGCCGTTCGCGCAATGGTCGATCAACTGGAAAAGTTCGCCGAAACGCGGGTGCGCAAGGACGGCGAGAACGGCGAGCGCGTGACCGGGGGAATTGCCGCCGCGCTGTTCCGGCACGACACCAGTCGCGAACTCGACCCGCATCTGCACACGCACTGCGTGGTGTTCAACGCGACCTACGACTGGACGGAAGAAAAGTGGAAGGCGCTTCACGCGACGGGCATGTATCGCGCCCAGAAATTTGCCGAGAATCTTTACTACCATGAGATGGCGAAGGGGCTCCGCAATCTCGGCTATGAAATCGTCAACACGCCGACCGGGTTTGAGATTCAGGGCGTGCCGGAGGATGTGATCACCCGCTTTTCCAAACGCCATCAACAGATTGATGCGGAGACGAAAAAACGCATCGCGGAGGAGGGTCTGCGCGAGAACGAAAAAGCTCTCCGCGCGCAGGTCGCGCAGGACAAGCGGCGGCGTAAAATTAGAAGCCTGTGCGCGGAAAAACTGCGTCCGCGCTGGGCCTCGGAAATGCCCGCCTGCGAGCATGAGGCGCTGGCAAAATTGGAACCGGCGCGCCTGCCGCCGCCGCTGCCTGCGGTGGCGGCGGAAAAATGCGGGCTGCCCGGGTTTGTCGCGTGGGCGGACGAGCATCTGTTTGAGCGCCGTTCGGTGATCGGAGACTACGAGTTGATGTCGGCGGCTCTGGCCCGTGGGCGCGGTCAAAACTTTTCCCTGGAGGACTTGGAAAACGAGATGGCGAAACGCGATTACATCCTCGATGTGAAGTCGCGCAAGCTGACCAACCGCGAGGCGCTGTCCTGCGAATTTGCCATCGTGGTTGCCGCGCAAGACGGGGTGCGCAGCCGCGACGCGCTCAATGCGGCGCACCAACCGTCACTGACGCTTTCGGCGGAGCAGCGCGCGGCGGTGTCGCGCATTTTGCGCAGCCGCGATTTGATCACGGTGTTTCAAGGGGCGGCGGGCAGCGGGAAAAGTTTCGCCCTGCGCGAGGTTGTTCGCGGCTTGGAAACGGCGCGGCACCCGGTGGTCGTGCTGGCCCCGCAACATCAGCAGGCGGAGGATTTGCGGCGCGATGGACTGGCCTCGGCGCGCACGCTGGCGAGCCTGCTCGCGGGCGGGGCGGGAGAGGCGGGCGGAACGGGAGGGGCGGGAGGGCGGCTGCCGCGAAGCGCGGTCGTGATTGTCGATGAGGCCGGGCAGATCGGCGGACGCGACATGCGCGCGCTGATCGAGCGGGTGCGGGCTTGCGGCGGGAGGCTGATTTTGTCGGGCGACACGCGGCAGCAGGGCGCGGTCGCGGCCTCGGACGCGCTGCGCTCCATCGAGGAGCACACGCGTTTGCGGACGGTGCATCTGGAGGCAATCAGGAGACAGAACCCGGATGCGGTGACTTCGCGGGAAGAAAAAACGTTTGTGCGAAAATACCGCTCGGCGGTGAAGGCTGCGGCGGAGGGCAGGCTGGCGGCTTCATTCGACAAACTGGATGCGATGGGATGCATTCGTGAACTCGATGCCGGCGAGCGCATGGCGGAACTGGCTTGGGAATATTGCGAGGCGCTGGGTCGCAAGGAACAGGTGCTCGCCGTCGCACAGACCTGGGACGATGTGCGCGCGGCCAATGACGCCATCCGCGCGCGTCTGCGCGAAATCGGCAGGCTGGGCGCGGGCAGGCCGGTGGCGTCTTGGCAGTCGGTGGACTTGAGCGAGGCGCAAAAGCACGATGCGCGCTTCTACACGCCGACGGGGACGGGTGTGTATTTTATTCGTGGATACGGACGTTTCCAGCGGGGCGATTGGTGCGAGGTCGCCGGTGCCGGTGAGCATGGCGTGACCTTGCGCAAGGACGGTCGCACTACGACCGTGAGCTACAAATGCGCGGACCGTTTTGTCGTCACCAAGGCGAATGAATTGGAACTGGCGCGGGGCGACCGTTTGCAGATGAAGTTCAATGGAAAATCCGCCGACGGCGCGGCGGTTCGCAACGGCGAGCTGGTCACGGTGCGGCGCGTGATGAAGGACGGGCGCATCCGGGTGCGTGATGACGCGGGGGTCACCAAAACGCTCGCGCCGTCGCAGCGCATGTTTGTGCGCGGCTACGCGGTCACCTCTTACGCCTCGCAGGGCAAGACGGTTGATACCGTGCTCGTCGCCCATGACGGCGAACAAGCATCTATGATGAGCCGCCAGCAATGGTATGTGGGCATATCGAGGGCGCGGCGCAAAATCGTCGTGTTCACCAGCGACAAGGAAGCGCTGAGGCTGAACGTCGAGCGCGAGTCCGACCGCGAGCTGGCTCTGTCCGTCAAACCCGACGAGGCGACAGTCGAGGCCGTCCGCGAAGAGTTGCTTTTGGAGGCGTTTCAGCACCAGTTGTCTTTGAAAGCGCACGAACGCCTGTGCGAGTCCGTCCGCCAGTGGGTGCCGCCTCCGCAACAACAACAACAACCGCAACAGGAACAATCCATAAATAGAGGCATACAATTATGA
- the tnpA gene encoding IS66 family insertion sequence element accessory protein TnpA: MDTQSGPKNGQEGNEAESLATRPSGALGMPEGTEEVELMEDGAKDRLGRMRLTERRKEELVEEYRASGQRVSDFARQTGVNESTLRHWLKERPPGPEGGKAKFAELRVKGAEAVEYARGLSVTLPGGVVARGEDAGRLGALVRALMGGGS; this comes from the coding sequence ATGGACACACAATCAGGACCGAAGAACGGGCAGGAGGGGAACGAGGCGGAGTCGCTTGCGACGAGGCCGTCCGGGGCATTGGGGATGCCGGAGGGAACGGAGGAGGTGGAGCTGATGGAGGACGGGGCGAAGGACCGGCTGGGGAGGATGAGGCTGACTGAGAGGAGGAAGGAGGAGCTGGTGGAGGAGTATCGTGCGAGCGGGCAGAGGGTGAGTGATTTTGCGAGGCAAACCGGGGTGAACGAATCGACGCTGAGGCACTGGCTGAAGGAGCGCCCGCCCGGGCCGGAGGGAGGGAAGGCGAAGTTTGCGGAGTTGCGGGTGAAGGGGGCGGAGGCGGTGGAGTATGCGAGGGGCCTGAGCGTGACGCTGCCCGGGGGAGTGGTGGCCAGGGGAGAGGATGCGGGGAGGCTGGGGGCGTTGGTGAGGGCGCTGATGGGAGGAGGGAGTTGA
- a CDS encoding tyrosine-type recombinase/integrase, with product MNTSGQPLPALVAGYLAHRRSFGFKLREDERLLRNFADFVATPAPGCRITAALATKWARQKPHEQNRRLTVIRAFTRYCSLLECDVEIPPRQLLGAYMVRRQPHLYTATQIRLMLQRCRKLSLLRSPLRAHTFETFFGLLACTGLRSGEACRLRLCDFDRGNKTLLVPATKFGPSRLLPLHPSVVRALADYQRMRQRLVPAGEHFFVGPRGRALCSSSISIAFAQIVRGIKSNGERLRPRPHDLRHTFATRWITEWSRQSMPLTHHLLRLSSYLGHRHLAATWWYVSAEAPAFKEASRRFARHRHGRSDYEA from the coding sequence ATGAACACCTCCGGCCAACCGCTTCCGGCGCTCGTTGCCGGGTATCTCGCGCACCGACGCTCGTTTGGTTTCAAACTGCGCGAGGATGAACGGCTGTTGCGCAACTTTGCGGACTTTGTGGCGACCCCAGCCCCAGGATGTCGCATCACTGCGGCGCTCGCCACAAAATGGGCCCGGCAAAAACCGCACGAACAAAACCGCCGACTCACCGTGATCCGTGCTTTCACCCGTTATTGTTCCCTCTTGGAATGCGATGTCGAGATTCCGCCGCGTCAGTTGCTAGGCGCTTACATGGTTCGACGACAACCGCATCTCTATACCGCGACGCAAATCCGCTTGATGCTGCAACGTTGTCGGAAACTATCGCTCCTTCGATCTCCGTTGCGCGCGCATACATTTGAAACATTTTTCGGATTGCTCGCCTGCACGGGGTTGCGTTCCGGCGAGGCATGCCGCCTGCGTCTCTGCGATTTCGACCGGGGGAACAAAACGCTGCTCGTGCCCGCGACAAAATTCGGCCCCTCGCGCTTGCTGCCGCTGCATCCGTCCGTCGTTCGCGCCCTGGCGGATTACCAGCGGATGCGCCAGCGTCTCGTCCCCGCCGGAGAGCATTTCTTTGTCGGGCCGCGCGGACGCGCTTTGTGCTCCTCATCCATCTCAATTGCTTTTGCGCAGATTGTGCGCGGCATCAAAAGCAACGGCGAACGCCTTCGCCCGCGCCCGCACGATTTGCGCCATACATTTGCAACGCGATGGATCACGGAATGGAGTCGTCAATCCATGCCCCTCACACATCATTTGCTCCGGCTTTCCTCCTATCTTGGACACCGCCATCTCGCCGCCACCTGGTGGTATGTCAGCGCGGAAGCGCCTGCATTCAAGGAGGCGTCACGACGCTTCGCGCGCCATCGGCACGGACGCTCCGACTATGAAGCCTGA
- the tnpC gene encoding IS66 family transposase, with the protein MPPLEELPAAYLAIEKERDALRAVVEDLKRQLEWLRRRVFGAGRSETFERQQLLLQLGELGARLAERAHRQQVSYERKVPEKKAAAADIYARLPVKETVTIEPEEVKAQPEQWERIGEEKTFEVEITPPRMWKREIIRPKYRSRDDREQPPVVAPAPPRPVPGGHASAGLLAWVTVSKYLDHAPLFRQERMFARQGVPIPRANLCEWIRITAEWVEPVYRLMHARLLAGDYLQADETPIKCHDADAGRGAVSQGYLWLISRPGGDVVFDWKLSRRHGELTGLLAEKFKGVLQSDGYPAYLEYAKEHPGVVNVGCWAHARRRFVEAQGEAPQAVRVVLKLIGGLYRLEREWDQADAQAGRERSPPLRARLRQLHFARSLKWLHALAVKLRSRHRPKSGVGAACGYLLAQWPALVRHTGHGQTRLDNNLVENAVRPTKLGLKNWLFIGHPGAGQRSAILYSIIVSCLRHGIDPLAYLRDVLTRLPAMTNQDDLTALLPSNWGKPAAPAGQP; encoded by the coding sequence ATGCCGCCACTTGAAGAACTGCCCGCCGCCTACCTTGCGATTGAAAAGGAGCGGGACGCCTTGCGGGCGGTGGTGGAGGATTTGAAGCGGCAGCTGGAATGGCTGCGGCGGCGGGTGTTTGGCGCGGGCCGCAGCGAGACGTTCGAGAGGCAGCAGTTGCTCTTGCAGCTCGGGGAGCTCGGGGCGCGGCTGGCGGAGCGGGCGCACCGGCAGCAGGTGAGCTACGAGCGCAAGGTGCCGGAAAAGAAAGCCGCGGCGGCGGACATCTATGCGAGGCTGCCGGTGAAGGAGACGGTGACCATCGAGCCGGAGGAGGTGAAGGCGCAGCCGGAGCAGTGGGAGAGAATCGGGGAGGAAAAAACCTTCGAGGTGGAGATAACGCCGCCGCGGATGTGGAAGCGGGAGATCATCCGGCCGAAGTACCGGAGCAGGGACGACCGGGAGCAGCCGCCGGTGGTGGCGCCCGCGCCGCCGCGCCCGGTGCCCGGAGGCCATGCGTCCGCCGGGCTGCTGGCGTGGGTGACGGTCTCGAAGTACCTCGATCATGCGCCTTTGTTCAGGCAGGAAAGGATGTTTGCGCGGCAGGGGGTGCCGATCCCGAGGGCGAACCTGTGCGAATGGATACGGATAACGGCGGAATGGGTGGAGCCGGTCTACCGGCTGATGCACGCCCGGCTGCTCGCGGGAGACTACCTGCAGGCCGACGAGACGCCGATCAAATGCCACGACGCGGACGCGGGCCGGGGGGCGGTGAGCCAGGGCTATCTGTGGCTGATCAGCCGGCCCGGAGGCGACGTGGTCTTCGACTGGAAGCTGTCGCGGCGGCACGGGGAACTGACCGGGTTGCTGGCGGAAAAGTTTAAAGGCGTGCTGCAATCGGACGGATACCCGGCCTACCTGGAGTATGCGAAAGAGCACCCCGGGGTGGTGAATGTCGGATGCTGGGCGCACGCGAGACGGCGGTTCGTGGAGGCGCAGGGGGAGGCGCCGCAAGCGGTGCGCGTGGTCTTGAAGCTGATCGGAGGGCTTTACCGGCTGGAACGCGAATGGGACCAGGCCGACGCGCAGGCCGGGCGGGAGCGCTCGCCGCCGCTGCGGGCGCGGTTGCGGCAGTTGCATTTTGCCCGCAGCCTCAAATGGCTGCACGCGCTGGCGGTGAAGTTGCGCAGCCGGCACCGGCCCAAGTCCGGCGTGGGCGCAGCCTGCGGCTATCTGCTGGCGCAATGGCCCGCGCTGGTCCGTCACACCGGGCACGGCCAGACCCGGCTGGACAACAACCTGGTCGAGAACGCCGTGCGCCCGACCAAGCTGGGTTTGAAAAACTGGCTGTTCATCGGGCATCCCGGAGCCGGGCAACGCAGCGCCATCCTTTACTCGATCATCGTCTCGTGCCTGCGGCACGGCATCGACCCGCTGGCCTACCTGCGCGACGTGCTCACCCGCCTGCCCGCCATGACCAACCAGGACGACCTGACGGCGCTGCTGCCTTCCAACTGGGGCAAACCCGCCGCTCCCGCCGGGCAGCCGTAA